A part of Aegilops tauschii subsp. strangulata cultivar AL8/78 chromosome 2, Aet v6.0, whole genome shotgun sequence genomic DNA contains:
- the LOC109786017 gene encoding L-type lectin-domain containing receptor kinase IX.1-like, which produces MRVFGLLAFAGCVALLAGAGGQQEAGVPSIITREKFDAMLSNRSKGSCEGGAFYTYDAFVKATSNFPAFAAFFGQTSHETVGYCFAKEQNPVITRYYGRGPVQLTYRLRFSNPSHYTVHYHIDFKYRQAGEVLGLDLLDNPDLVSTNPVVAFKTPIWWWNLSTEQGLSEAGFFDDNKSIEEDLEKGIVPKRFCYSDLAMATDNFSDDKKLGEGCFGLMYKGFLKELDLHVAIKRVSKGSKQGRKEYASEVRVISRLHHKNLAELIGWCHGGRELLLVYELMPNGSLDRHIYAANNAILPWSVRHEIVLGLGSALLYLHQEWEQCVPHRDIKPSNIMLDASFNTKLGDFSLARLVEHGRGSLTTAHAGTMGYMDPECMITGRANAESDVYSFGVVLLEIACGRRPVAVVQQEEEEEEEEEEEEEEEEEEEEEDDDDDEDAVHLAQWVWSSYGRGKILDAADTRLGE; this is translated from the exons ATGAGGGTCTTCGGGCTCCTCGCTTTCGCCGGCTGCGTGGCGCTGCTTGCGGGTGCCGGCGGGCAGCAGGAGGCCGGCGTGCCGTCCATCATCACCCGGGAGAAGTTCGACGCCATGCTGAGCAACCGCAGCAAAGGCAGCTGCGAGGGCGGCGCATTCTACACCTACGACGCGTTCGTCAAGGCCACGAGCAACTTCCCTGCCTTCGCCGCCTTCTTTGGGCAGACCTCCCACGAAACCGTCG GTTACTGCTTTGCGAAAGAGCAAAATCCAGTGATCACGCGCTACTATGGACGAGGACCAGTACAGCTGACCTA tcgactgagatttagTAATCCTAGCCATTACACAGTTCATTATCACATCGACTTCAAGTACCGACAAGCCGGGGAGGTGTTGGGGCTGGACCTCCTAGACAACCCGGACCTGGTGTCTACGAACCCCGTCGTGGCGTTCAAGACGCCAATTTGGTGGTGGAATCTCT CAACGGAGCAAGGGCTATCAGAGGCCGGCTTCTTTGATGACAATAAGAGCATAGAAGAAGACTTGGAGAAAGGAATCGTGCCCAAGCGGTTTTGCTACAGTGACTTGGCCATGGCCACCGACAACTTTTCCGACGATAAGAAGCTCGGAGAAGGGTGCTTCGGCTTGATGTACAAAGGATTCCTCAAGGAACTGGACCTTCACGTGGCCATCAAAAGAGTCTCCAAGGGCTCCAAGCAGGGGAGGAAGGAGTATGCCTCTGAGGTGAGGGTCATAAGTCGGCTTCACCACAAGAACCTCGCGGAGCTTATTGGGTGGTGCCATGGAGGCCGTGAGTTGCTCCTCGTCTACGAGTTGATGCCCAACGGCAGCCTCGACAGGCATATCTACGCTGCCAATAATGCCATTCTTCCATGGTCGGTTAG GCATGAGATTGTGCTCGGGTTAGGATCCGCGCTTCTCTACCTACATCAGGAGTGGGAGCAGTGCGTCCCGCATAGGGACATCAAGCCAAGCAACATCATGCTGGATGCGTCCTTCAACACCAAGCTCGGCGACTTCAGTCTCGCCAGGCTGGTCGAACACGGCCGAGGTTCGCTCACCACGGCGCACGCCGGCACAATGGGATACATGGATCCAGAATGCATGATCACTGGCAGGGCCAACGCCGAGTCAGATGTTTACAGCTTCGGCGTTGTCCTCCTGGAGATCGCCTGCGGCAGACGGCCCGTGGCGGTGGTtcagcaagaagaagaagaagaagaagaagaagaagaagaagaagaagaagaagaagaagaagaagaagaagatgatgatgatgatgaagatgcaGTCCACCTGGCTCAGTGGGTCTGGAGCTCGTATGGAAGAGGGAAGATTCTGGACGCCGCCGACACACGGCTGGGAGAATAA